One window of Vanessa cardui chromosome 5, ilVanCard2.1, whole genome shotgun sequence genomic DNA carries:
- the LOC124529877 gene encoding baculoviral IAP repeat-containing protein 5, which yields MESRSLFLVEERVKTFKKWPFGDKNKCNIRNMAEAGFYSVATGDEDADAAKCFLCGKELDGWEASDDPWAEHKSHASKCAFVQLGKREDELLLSEFLSVIKQYMINETKRIAEVAKEQIDDKAKSVRRRCLGRK from the exons ATGGAAAGTCGTTCTTTATTCCTTGTCGAGGAGCGTGTAAAAACATTCAAGAAATGGCCGTTCGGTGATAAGAATAAATGTAACATCCGTAATATGGCTGAAGCTGGGTTTTATTCAGTGGCGACTGGCGATGAAGATGCAGACGCTGCAAAGTGCTTCCTCTGTGGAAAAGAACTAGATGGTTGGGAAGCTAGCGATGATCCTTGGGCAGAACATAAAAGTCACGCTTCTAAATGTGCATTTGTTCAACTTGGAAAAAGAGAAGATGAGTTATTG CTTTCAGAGTTCCTCTCGGTCATCAAACAGTATATGATTAATGAAACAAAGCGCATCGCAGAAGTAGCTAAGGAACAAATTGATGATAAAGCAAAATCAGTAAGGAGAAGATGCTTGGGAAGGAagtga